A region from the Curtobacterium sp. MCBA15_012 genome encodes:
- a CDS encoding ABC transporter ATP-binding protein, with amino-acid sequence MSETYAHSKTDPILTVDGVTRHFGGMTAVDVDHLEVQRGSITALIGPNGAGKTTFFNLLTGFDKPTPGARTTFDGATLQKTSATHIANKGMVRTFQLTKALSRLTVMQNMLLGARDQPGENFFAALVKPLWSKREQEITAKAEELLARFKLLEKKDDYAGSLSGGQRKLLEMARALMSDPRMIMLDEPMAGVNPALTQSLLGHIKSLRDDGMTVLFVEHDMHMVRHISDWVVVMAEGKVVAEGPADTVMDDQAVIDAYLGAHHDTDLGDDSLLTEETYEELAEEVAEEDAAADHREQDEQEATR; translated from the coding sequence GTGTCTGAGACGTACGCCCACAGCAAGACCGACCCGATCCTGACGGTGGACGGGGTCACCCGGCACTTCGGCGGCATGACCGCGGTCGACGTCGACCACCTCGAGGTCCAGCGCGGCTCCATCACCGCCCTGATCGGTCCGAACGGTGCCGGCAAGACCACGTTCTTCAACCTGCTCACCGGGTTCGACAAGCCGACCCCCGGCGCGCGGACCACCTTCGACGGGGCGACCCTGCAGAAGACGAGCGCCACGCACATCGCGAACAAGGGCATGGTCCGCACGTTCCAGCTCACGAAGGCGCTCAGTCGCCTGACCGTGATGCAGAACATGCTCCTCGGCGCGCGGGACCAGCCGGGCGAGAACTTCTTCGCCGCCCTCGTGAAGCCGCTCTGGTCGAAGCGCGAGCAGGAGATCACGGCCAAGGCCGAGGAACTCCTCGCCCGCTTCAAGCTCCTCGAGAAGAAGGACGACTACGCCGGTTCGCTCTCGGGCGGTCAGCGGAAGCTCCTCGAGATGGCCCGGGCGCTCATGTCCGACCCGCGCATGATCATGCTCGACGAGCCGATGGCCGGCGTGAACCCGGCACTGACCCAGTCGCTGCTCGGGCACATCAAGTCCCTGCGCGACGACGGCATGACGGTGCTCTTCGTCGAGCACGACATGCACATGGTCCGGCACATCTCGGACTGGGTCGTCGTGATGGCCGAGGGCAAGGTCGTCGCCGAGGGGCCGGCCGACACGGTGATGGACGACCAGGCCGTCATCGACGCGTACCTCGGCGCCCACCACGACACCGACCTGGGCGACGACTCGCTCCTCACCG
- a CDS encoding branched-chain amino acid ABC transporter permease, with translation MDYILNLLSSLTQEALAPTTAAFALAAIGLNVHFGLTGLINMGQAAFLLLGAYGFAISITNGLPFVVAVLVALAVAIVFAVILGVPTLRLRGDYLAIVTISGAEIIRMVGRSSLLTTTTGGSNGIAGSAYRDPFNALSPLPDGTTSILWFTYSNNGVNGWWIRIAAWGLVALFTLVLFLLMRSPWGRVVKAIREDEDAVRSLGKNVYSYKMQALVFGGALGALAGVIYVLPSSVQPDAMGRSMTFFIWTALILGGAATVFGPVLGSVLFFVVRLFIRTLAGDFIPDSIMNAQQAEQFSYVLVGVALMLLIVFRPQGLLGNKKELTFSV, from the coding sequence ATGGACTACATCCTGAACCTGCTCAGCTCGCTGACGCAGGAGGCCCTCGCGCCGACCACGGCGGCGTTCGCCCTCGCGGCGATCGGCCTCAACGTGCACTTCGGCCTCACGGGCCTGATCAACATGGGCCAGGCGGCGTTCCTGCTGCTCGGTGCCTACGGGTTCGCGATCTCGATCACGAACGGACTGCCCTTCGTGGTGGCCGTCCTCGTCGCGCTCGCCGTGGCGATCGTCTTCGCGGTGATCCTCGGTGTCCCGACCCTGCGGTTGCGCGGTGACTACCTGGCGATCGTGACGATCTCCGGCGCCGAGATCATCCGCATGGTCGGACGCTCCAGCCTGCTCACCACGACGACCGGTGGCTCGAACGGCATCGCCGGCTCGGCCTACCGCGACCCGTTCAACGCGCTCAGCCCGCTGCCCGACGGCACCACGTCGATCCTCTGGTTCACGTACTCGAACAACGGCGTCAACGGCTGGTGGATCCGCATCGCGGCGTGGGGCCTCGTCGCCCTGTTCACGCTCGTGCTGTTCCTGCTCATGCGCAGCCCGTGGGGCCGCGTGGTGAAGGCCATCCGCGAGGACGAGGACGCCGTGCGCTCCCTCGGCAAGAACGTCTACTCGTACAAGATGCAGGCGCTCGTGTTCGGTGGCGCGCTCGGTGCGCTCGCCGGGGTGATCTACGTCCTGCCGAGCTCGGTGCAGCCGGACGCGATGGGCCGCTCGATGACGTTCTTCATCTGGACGGCGCTCATCCTCGGCGGTGCCGCGACGGTGTTCGGTCCGGTGCTCGGCTCCGTGCTGTTCTTCGTCGTCCGCCTGTTCATCCGCACCCTCGCGGGTGACTTCATCCCGGACTCGATCATGAACGCCCAGCAGGCCGAGCAGTTCTCGTACGTGCTCGTCGGCGTCGCGCTCATGCTCCTCATCGTGTTCCGTCCACAGGGACTCCTCGGCAACAAGAAGGAGCTGACGTTCAGTGTCTGA
- a CDS encoding branched-chain amino acid ABC transporter permease, with amino-acid sequence MGSITPPGSALMRRFRRGAPGRSRLVLAAVLFLAFLATFAVDWALSPAADAVTSSPSASSSPAGTSPAGGTAATGPCTVSPTNGCIRGTILDSERKPAKGIDVEVAGPASFDQTATTDATGRWSVSVTTAGQYTVSVDQSSLPKGQYLTNAADAERKVNATLNANVGQIFQLSDQKGATTDTDTSSVTPARAWQQFASGIRLGLLIALASVGLSLIYGTTGLSSFSHGEQVTLGGLLAYVFANQLGWNIWLTGIVVTLLCAATGYLQDAAIWKPLRRKRISLTQLMIVTIGLSIAAQYAFQYLFGASTVRIQQGNPETVTFAGLTLTVQSYVAMAVALVVLVGTGLFLAKTRFGRATRAVSDNPALAAASGIDVDRVIRFVWTLAAGLAGLSGVMLGLVLNGVNWQTGLQLLLLMFASVTLGGLGTAYGALVGSMIIGIIVELTNLVLPGDFKYATALVILILILLFRPQGIFGRAERIG; translated from the coding sequence GTGGGTTCCATCACTCCGCCGGGGTCTGCGCTCATGCGCCGATTCCGCCGCGGGGCACCAGGCCGCAGCCGCCTGGTCCTCGCCGCCGTGCTCTTCCTCGCCTTCCTCGCCACCTTCGCGGTCGACTGGGCACTGTCGCCCGCAGCCGACGCGGTGACGAGCAGTCCGTCCGCCAGCAGCAGCCCGGCCGGCACCAGCCCGGCCGGCGGGACGGCGGCCACCGGGCCCTGCACGGTCAGCCCCACCAACGGCTGCATCCGCGGCACGATCCTGGACTCCGAGCGCAAGCCGGCGAAGGGCATCGACGTCGAGGTCGCCGGACCCGCGTCCTTCGACCAGACCGCGACGACCGACGCCACCGGTCGGTGGTCGGTGAGCGTCACGACCGCCGGCCAGTACACGGTGAGCGTCGACCAGTCCTCGCTGCCGAAGGGCCAGTACCTGACGAACGCCGCGGACGCCGAGCGCAAGGTGAACGCCACGCTGAACGCCAACGTCGGGCAGATCTTCCAGCTCTCCGACCAGAAGGGCGCGACGACCGACACCGACACGTCGAGCGTGACGCCCGCGCGGGCCTGGCAGCAGTTCGCGTCCGGTATCCGCCTCGGGCTCCTCATCGCGCTGGCGTCGGTCGGCCTCTCGCTCATCTACGGCACCACCGGCCTGTCGAGCTTCTCGCACGGCGAGCAGGTCACCCTCGGCGGGCTCCTGGCCTACGTCTTCGCGAACCAGCTCGGGTGGAACATCTGGCTGACCGGCATCGTGGTGACGCTGCTCTGCGCCGCGACCGGGTACCTGCAGGACGCCGCGATCTGGAAGCCCCTGCGGCGCAAGCGGATCAGCCTGACGCAGCTCATGATCGTGACGATCGGTCTGTCGATCGCCGCGCAGTACGCCTTCCAGTACCTGTTCGGCGCCTCGACCGTCCGCATCCAGCAGGGCAACCCCGAGACGGTGACGTTCGCCGGGCTCACCCTGACGGTGCAGTCCTACGTCGCGATGGCGGTCGCGCTCGTCGTGCTCGTCGGCACCGGGCTCTTCCTCGCGAAGACCCGCTTCGGTCGTGCCACGCGCGCGGTGTCGGACAACCCCGCGCTCGCCGCGGCCTCGGGCATCGACGTCGACCGCGTCATCCGCTTCGTGTGGACGCTCGCGGCGGGCCTCGCCGGCCTGTCCGGCGTGATGCTCGGCCTCGTGCTCAACGGCGTGAACTGGCAGACCGGTCTCCAGCTGCTGCTGCTCATGTTCGCGTCCGTCACCCTCGGCGGCCTCGGCACCGCGTACGGCGCCCTGGTCGGCTCGATGATCATCGGCATCATCGTCGAGCTCACGAACCTCGTGCTGCCGGGCGACTTCAAGTACGCCACGGCCCTCGTGATCCTCATCCTCATCCTGCTGTTCCGGCCGCAGGGCATCTTCGGCCGCGCCGAGCGCATCGGCTAA
- the guaB gene encoding IMP dehydrogenase, producing the protein MDQPDPFGFIGLTYDDVMLLPGHTDVIPSEASTTSRLTKRISVAVPLLSAAMDTVTEARMAIAMARQGGIGILHRNMSIEDQAAYVDKVKRSESGMITNPVTTRPDATVAEVDAVCGQFRVSGLPVVEEDGTLVGIITNRDMRFVAPFEMGTTLVRDVMTKAPLITASEGIDPEDAVAIFAQHKIEKLPLVDESGRLTGLITVKDFDKSEKYPDSTKDDEGRLRVGAAIGFFGDAWQRAEALRDAGVDVLVVDTANGESEGVLDMVRRLKADQSFAGIDVIGGNVATRQGAQALIDAGVDAVKVGVGPGSICTTRVVAGVGVPQVTAVYEASLAAREAGVPVIADGGLQYSGDIAKALVAGADTVMLGSLLAGTDESPGDLVFVGGKQYKAYRGMGSLGALQTRGEKTSYSKDRYFQADVPSDEKLIPEGIEGQVPYRGSVANAVYQLVGGLRQSMFYVGGRTVPELKARGKFVRITAAGLKESHPHDIKMVVEAPNYRG; encoded by the coding sequence ATGGACCAGCCGGATCCGTTCGGATTCATCGGACTCACGTACGACGACGTCATGCTCCTCCCCGGGCACACCGACGTCATCCCGAGCGAGGCGTCCACCACGTCCCGGCTCACCAAGCGCATCTCGGTCGCCGTCCCGCTGCTGTCCGCGGCGATGGACACCGTGACCGAGGCCCGCATGGCCATCGCCATGGCGCGCCAGGGCGGCATCGGCATCCTGCACCGCAACATGTCGATCGAGGACCAGGCGGCCTACGTCGACAAGGTCAAGCGGTCCGAGTCGGGCATGATCACGAACCCCGTGACGACCCGTCCCGACGCGACCGTCGCCGAGGTCGACGCCGTGTGCGGGCAGTTCCGCGTCTCCGGCCTGCCGGTCGTCGAGGAGGACGGCACGCTCGTCGGCATCATCACCAACCGCGACATGCGGTTCGTCGCCCCGTTCGAGATGGGCACCACGCTCGTCCGCGACGTCATGACGAAGGCCCCGCTCATCACGGCGTCCGAGGGCATCGACCCCGAGGACGCGGTCGCGATCTTCGCGCAGCACAAGATCGAGAAGCTGCCCCTCGTCGACGAGTCCGGCCGCCTGACCGGGCTCATCACGGTCAAGGACTTCGACAAGAGCGAGAAGTACCCGGACTCCACCAAGGACGACGAGGGCCGACTGCGCGTCGGTGCCGCGATCGGCTTCTTCGGTGACGCCTGGCAGCGCGCCGAGGCCCTGCGCGACGCGGGTGTCGACGTGCTCGTGGTGGACACCGCGAACGGCGAGAGCGAGGGCGTGCTCGACATGGTCCGTCGCCTGAAGGCGGACCAGTCGTTCGCCGGCATCGACGTGATCGGCGGCAACGTCGCGACCCGTCAGGGCGCCCAGGCGCTCATCGACGCGGGCGTCGACGCGGTCAAGGTCGGCGTCGGCCCCGGCTCGATCTGCACGACCCGCGTGGTCGCCGGCGTCGGCGTCCCGCAGGTCACCGCGGTCTACGAGGCGTCGCTCGCGGCCCGCGAGGCCGGCGTCCCGGTCATCGCCGACGGCGGCCTGCAGTACTCGGGTGACATCGCCAAGGCGCTCGTCGCCGGCGCGGACACCGTGATGCTCGGCTCGCTCCTCGCCGGCACCGACGAGTCCCCGGGCGACCTGGTGTTCGTCGGCGGCAAGCAGTACAAGGCGTACCGCGGCATGGGCTCCCTGGGCGCCCTGCAGACCCGCGGCGAGAAGACCTCGTACTCGAAGGACCGCTACTTCCAGGCCGACGTCCCCTCGGACGAGAAGCTCATCCCCGAGGGCATCGAGGGCCAGGTGCCCTACCGCGGCTCGGTGGCGAACGCCGTCTACCAGCTCGTCGGCGGGCTGCGGCAGTCGATGTTCTACGTCGGCGGCCGGACCGTGCCCGAGCTCAAGGCCCGCGGCAAGTTCGTCCGCATCACGGCCGCGGGGCTCAAGGAGTCGCACCCGCACGACATCAAGATGGTCGTCGAGGCCCCGAACTACCGCGGCTGA